The Pricia mediterranea genome includes a window with the following:
- a CDS encoding universal stress protein: MKNILVAVDRPKNADQLIAYAVKIAKLTDAKIWIIHVTADNPKDFLAREAGPQYVYNKRDEEHKKEAAFLEQLAQQTIEKYDVSAKGCLIKGPVIKSLTEIVKAHNIDLVVAGHKRKHLVYGLFTENKKRDLIDELKIPLLAVPLV; the protein is encoded by the coding sequence ATGAAGAACATACTCGTGGCGGTCGACCGACCAAAAAATGCAGATCAGTTAATAGCCTATGCTGTCAAAATCGCCAAGCTCACAGATGCGAAAATTTGGATTATACACGTGACGGCAGACAATCCGAAAGATTTTCTGGCTCGTGAGGCCGGTCCTCAGTATGTTTACAATAAGAGAGACGAGGAACACAAGAAAGAAGCCGCCTTTCTTGAACAATTGGCACAGCAGACCATAGAAAAATACGATGTTTCCGCTAAAGGCTGCTTAATTAAGGGGCCGGTCATCAAATCGCTCACAGAAATCGTTAAAGCGCACAATATTGACCTTGTTGTGGCCGGGCATAAAAGAAAACATTTGGTTTACGGATTGTTTACCGAAAACAAGAAACGGGATTTGATCGATGAACTGAAAATTCCTTTATTGGCCGTTCCGTTGGTCTAA
- a CDS encoding HlyD family secretion protein — translation MEIKNIVPFVILLISASCSDKKIDPAFMGKIERDQISVVTKVPGTIERILVNNGDYAKKGDTLAILDIPEVDAKKQQAEGALQSAEAQYQMAIKGATEGQLRQLQNKVSGLKEQFEFAKKSLVRLNGMVQDSLVPQQQFDEVYAKYQGAKNQYEAAKTELEEARTGSRQEQQAMALGQQRQASGAISEVGAAEREKYMLAPQDMTVETVNLKTGELALPGYPVFSGYIDHSVYFRFTIPEGQLGEVKPGEKIKVKVLYKDAPLIDGEVSTVKALSSYANIATAYPDFDMQQALFEVEVRPTAPEKTRDLITKASVSLELDK, via the coding sequence ATGGAAATTAAGAATATAGTACCCTTCGTAATCTTGTTGATTTCGGCCTCTTGTTCGGACAAAAAAATCGACCCCGCTTTTATGGGGAAGATCGAAAGGGACCAAATTTCAGTGGTAACCAAAGTGCCCGGGACAATAGAACGGATATTGGTCAACAATGGCGACTACGCCAAGAAAGGGGACACCTTGGCTATCTTGGACATCCCCGAAGTGGACGCCAAAAAACAACAGGCAGAAGGAGCTTTACAGTCGGCGGAGGCACAGTATCAGATGGCAATCAAGGGAGCCACCGAGGGCCAATTAAGGCAATTGCAGAACAAAGTAAGCGGACTCAAGGAGCAATTTGAATTTGCGAAAAAATCGTTGGTCAGATTAAACGGCATGGTGCAGGATAGTCTTGTACCCCAGCAACAGTTCGACGAAGTGTATGCGAAATACCAAGGCGCAAAAAACCAGTATGAGGCCGCCAAAACCGAATTGGAAGAGGCGCGGACCGGTAGCCGACAAGAGCAACAGGCCATGGCTTTAGGTCAGCAACGGCAAGCTTCGGGGGCAATCTCGGAGGTGGGCGCCGCGGAACGGGAAAAATATATGCTTGCGCCACAGGATATGACCGTGGAGACCGTCAACTTAAAAACGGGGGAACTGGCCTTGCCCGGATATCCCGTTTTTAGCGGGTATATCGACCATTCGGTCTATTTTAGGTTTACCATTCCGGAAGGTCAATTGGGCGAGGTCAAGCCTGGCGAAAAAATAAAGGTAAAGGTGCTCTATAAAGATGCGCCGCTTATCGACGGCGAAGTGAGCACCGTAAAGGCGCTGAGTTCGTACGCCAACATTGCTACCGCGTATCCCGATTTTGATATGCAACAAGCCTTATTTGAAGTAGAAGTACGCCCCACAGCACCAGAAAAGACGAGAGATTTGATCACCAAGGCCTCTGTTTCCCTAGAACTTGACAAATAA
- a CDS encoding TolC family protein yields the protein MNKMIRLLSFGALLLVSVPLNGQSFIEEILKVPIKRAMDKSADVRVQEMQGEGTQWEMEAIKGKRLPQVSLTGGYGFMYSRLSPKFPTQYLPISGTPFLEDPLVSNFQTQVFLGSLSARQVIFAGNQINSGVRALEEKQKAERLLAEAGREEIAKEVITTFDQLMLLSEVDKLIEDSGKRLESEHKKVVKGIANGLAIPYDRDKIKLAMLELEEKKLEAQGNRNVLLAKLEYLTQMTKSELESIEYELQTFSLSQVFPTPENRAELKALEAGKKAKEFAYQKEKGAYFPTIFAFGNLAYLNAFDSSIKFRDVPISGDVTLEAEHIRMEPAAAVGVGMKWDVFKGGTHRKNVKKAAIEVEISETKLKDTREKFELLLFKNRSDLKSAEQKVLVAEQRVKIAENNLQLASRQYRAGLVDMTERLASENDFYKVNLNYHNQILDQRTAVLELLLATGELSDKIYNGYGN from the coding sequence ATGAATAAAATGATACGCTTGTTGAGTTTTGGTGCACTACTTTTAGTGAGCGTACCACTGAACGGCCAAAGTTTTATAGAAGAAATCTTAAAAGTCCCCATCAAAAGGGCGATGGATAAAAGCGCCGACGTACGTGTGCAGGAAATGCAAGGTGAGGGTACCCAATGGGAAATGGAAGCCATTAAAGGCAAAAGATTGCCTCAGGTTTCCCTTACGGGGGGGTATGGTTTTATGTACTCCCGATTAAGCCCCAAGTTTCCTACTCAATATCTGCCTATCAGCGGTACTCCGTTTTTGGAAGACCCCCTGGTTTCCAATTTTCAGACCCAAGTTTTTCTAGGAAGTCTTTCTGCACGGCAAGTTATTTTTGCGGGAAACCAAATTAACAGCGGTGTCCGGGCATTGGAAGAAAAACAAAAGGCCGAACGTTTGCTGGCAGAAGCCGGCAGGGAGGAAATCGCAAAGGAAGTCATCACGACTTTCGATCAATTGATGCTGTTAAGTGAAGTGGACAAATTGATCGAAGATTCGGGGAAAAGACTTGAGTCAGAGCATAAAAAGGTAGTAAAAGGAATCGCAAACGGTTTGGCCATCCCCTATGATCGAGATAAAATAAAATTGGCGATGCTGGAATTGGAAGAGAAAAAACTGGAAGCTCAAGGAAATAGAAACGTCCTGCTTGCCAAGCTGGAATATCTTACCCAAATGACAAAGAGCGAATTGGAATCCATTGAATATGAGTTACAGACTTTTTCATTGAGCCAAGTGTTCCCAACCCCAGAAAACCGGGCAGAATTGAAGGCCTTGGAAGCAGGGAAAAAAGCAAAGGAGTTTGCCTATCAAAAAGAAAAGGGCGCTTATTTTCCCACGATTTTCGCCTTTGGAAACCTGGCCTATTTAAATGCCTTTGACTCGAGTATCAAATTCAGGGATGTACCCATTTCCGGGGATGTGACCTTAGAGGCGGAGCACATCAGAATGGAACCCGCTGCAGCGGTAGGAGTAGGAATGAAGTGGGATGTGTTTAAAGGAGGGACACACCGCAAGAATGTAAAAAAGGCGGCGATAGAAGTCGAAATAAGTGAGACCAAATTAAAGGATACCCGAGAGAAGTTCGAACTGTTGTTATTCAAGAACAGATCTGATCTTAAGTCCGCGGAACAAAAGGTCTTGGTAGCTGAACAGCGGGTCAAGATAGCCGAAAACAATTTGCAGCTGGCATCCCGGCAATACCGCGCCGGTTTAGTCGATATGACAGAACGCCTGGCTTCGGAAAATGATTTTTATAAAGTGAACTTGAACTATCACAACCAAATTCTCGATCAGCGGACCGCTGTTCTGGAACTTCTACTGGCTACCGGGGAATTATCGGATAAAATTTATAACGGATATGGAAATTAA
- a CDS encoding pirin family protein: protein MPELIIDAREAAISSHLSVKRILPFRQRRMVGPFIFMDHAGPTSNFPSEITSMDVLPHPHIGLSTVTYLFSGNVTHRDSLGVEQIIHPGEVNWMTAGKGISHSERFEDPELLEKGGLEMLQTWVALPESVEESDPTFVNYKPDQLPVYTDTGVWMRLIAGNAYGLKNDVSVYSPLFYLHVILETGAKIDLPGEHSERAIYITNGNLELSGRTYSNGQMIVFSKNEAATVRAKTNTELMILGGEPLGERFIWWNFVSSSKERIEQAKNDWKTGKIILPPNDNKEFVPLPENRFKPASSDVPPPEPLS, encoded by the coding sequence ATGCCAGAACTTATTATAGATGCCCGAGAAGCCGCCATCAGTTCCCATTTAAGCGTAAAGCGTATCCTTCCCTTTAGACAAAGAAGAATGGTAGGCCCTTTTATTTTTATGGACCACGCAGGCCCTACAAGCAATTTTCCATCCGAAATCACCTCGATGGACGTGTTGCCGCATCCTCATATCGGCCTCTCTACGGTAACCTATCTGTTCAGTGGCAACGTTACCCACCGCGATAGTCTAGGGGTCGAGCAAATTATTCATCCAGGAGAAGTAAACTGGATGACGGCGGGAAAGGGCATTTCCCATTCCGAGCGTTTTGAAGACCCCGAACTTTTGGAGAAAGGCGGTCTGGAAATGCTGCAGACTTGGGTGGCCCTGCCGGAATCAGTGGAAGAGAGCGACCCCACCTTTGTGAATTACAAACCGGACCAGCTGCCAGTTTACACCGACACGGGTGTCTGGATGCGTTTAATTGCTGGCAATGCCTACGGATTAAAGAACGATGTAAGCGTTTATTCCCCTCTGTTTTACCTGCACGTAATACTGGAAACAGGTGCAAAGATTGATTTGCCCGGGGAGCATTCCGAAAGAGCTATTTATATCACAAACGGAAATTTGGAACTATCGGGAAGAACCTATTCCAACGGCCAAATGATTGTCTTTTCAAAAAACGAAGCGGCAACTGTTCGAGCCAAAACAAATACCGAATTGATGATTTTGGGCGGAGAACCCCTGGGCGAACGATTTATCTGGTGGAACTTCGTCTCTTCGAGCAAAGAACGTATCGAGCAAGCCAAGAACGATTGGAAAACCGGGAAAATCATACTGCCCCCCAATGATAATAAGGAATTTGTTCCGCTTCCGGAAAACCGATTTAAGCCTGCAAGTAGCGATGTGCCGCCCCCGGAGCCGCTTTCGTGA
- a CDS encoding STAS domain-containing protein, protein MDIIVLLTTFFLTVFFDLILAIEIGMILSSFLFMKRMSEATTINDAENLFAESASNGETMFEEELPYIPIDTMLYEINGPLFFGASQKFQDVLTELKQKPKVLIIRMRHVPFIDATAMNSLKEFHHKLQSSGTGIILSGVNPQVKEELHKSGPYSILGENNILENIHKAILRAEEVSK, encoded by the coding sequence ATGGATATCATCGTACTCCTGACCACCTTCTTCCTGACCGTATTTTTCGATTTGATCTTGGCCATCGAGATAGGTATGATCCTATCGAGCTTTCTTTTTATGAAACGAATGAGCGAAGCGACAACCATCAACGATGCGGAAAACCTTTTTGCGGAATCAGCCTCAAACGGTGAAACAATGTTTGAAGAAGAGTTACCCTACATCCCTATAGATACCATGCTGTATGAGATAAACGGACCCTTGTTTTTCGGGGCATCTCAAAAATTTCAGGATGTACTGACAGAACTGAAACAGAAGCCCAAGGTGCTAATCATTAGAATGAGACACGTTCCCTTTATCGACGCTACCGCAATGAACAGTTTAAAAGAATTTCATCATAAGCTACAGTCGTCCGGAACAGGTATTATTCTTTCGGGTGTAAACCCTCAGGTAAAAGAAGAATTGCATAAATCCGGACCTTATTCAATACTTGGAGAAAATAATATACTTGAAAACATACATAAAGCTATCTTAAGGGCTGAAGAGGTGTCGAAGTAA
- a CDS encoding universal stress protein gives MNKRFIVLIDFSEYSSNLIKYACDWSKEANAKILLHHQTHEFLPAFAEEEAREYIVRQANDKALEKLKALASDLIPDTIEVSFYVSENDFQHTLPQLLVEPFENLIFLGLKGTGMLKKLFLGSVALQIIGNTDNTVVAMPKGIDSFSHEKIFVAVGENKVLNVQQLDNFLKFIHHQNTSITFFHLAKPNEDTTRIKEQLQHLSETYADRFTTDFAIYEANNRIDGIKGVINNKIDEILIVQKGSRILTDQLFRRFLINELVYEGQTPLVVLP, from the coding sequence ATGAACAAACGGTTTATAGTACTCATTGACTTTTCGGAGTATTCGAGCAATCTGATAAAGTATGCTTGCGATTGGAGCAAAGAAGCAAATGCGAAGATTCTTTTGCATCATCAGACCCATGAGTTTTTACCGGCATTTGCAGAGGAGGAAGCTAGGGAATATATTGTTCGGCAAGCTAATGACAAAGCACTTGAAAAACTGAAAGCACTTGCAAGCGACCTCATTCCGGATACTATAGAGGTGTCCTTTTATGTTTCTGAAAATGATTTCCAGCATACGTTGCCCCAGCTATTGGTAGAACCTTTTGAAAATCTAATTTTTCTAGGTCTGAAAGGTACGGGAATGCTAAAGAAATTATTTCTTGGGAGCGTCGCTCTTCAAATCATAGGAAACACTGACAACACGGTGGTTGCTATGCCTAAAGGAATCGATTCTTTTTCGCACGAAAAAATTTTCGTGGCAGTAGGCGAAAACAAAGTGTTGAACGTACAGCAATTGGACAATTTTCTAAAGTTCATCCACCACCAGAATACTAGTATAACATTTTTCCATTTGGCGAAACCGAATGAGGACACTACCCGTATTAAAGAACAGTTACAGCATCTCTCGGAAACATATGCCGACAGGTTTACTACAGACTTTGCTATTTACGAAGCCAATAATCGAATAGACGGTATAAAGGGAGTAATTAACAACAAGATTGATGAAATACTGATCGTTCAAAAAGGCTCGCGTATTTTAACCGATCAACTATTTAGGCGATTTTTGATTAACGAATTGGTGTACGAAGGTCAAACCCCTTTGGTTGTTTTACCTTGA